Within Triticum dicoccoides isolate Atlit2015 ecotype Zavitan chromosome 1B, WEW_v2.0, whole genome shotgun sequence, the genomic segment GAAATTTGTATAGGGGTACACAAGCATGAAGCATGTGACCTTCTCACTAAGCATGTGAGGACAGGTATTGCTTCCAAGACATAGCGACGATCTTGTCACTAAGTTCTTTAAACATACAAGTCCAAACAGTGCGGTTAGGGTGCAGACAACAAGTCCATGCAATCCACATTCCTGAACACTTTGGCGTTGTGGGCATTCCAAATTTTCAAGAGGTGGCACTGGGAGATGTTTCTGCAGAACAATTTAGCCTTTGTATTGAGATTGTCCTTGATGAGCCACCTGAATATCACAGATGGGGGCATATTGGATGGAGGAGAGTCGTGTTAGTGGGATTCGACAATAGGTTATTAGAGAATTGAGGTTTTTTCCCATGCAAAGGATGACTTCGATCTAGGCACGTGTTTGAACAAGTTTTTTTTTTCTCAAATTTTTTTTTTGCGAGGGAACAAGAGAACCAGTTTCCAGAAAATCTTAATACTTTCAGTATTTTTCCGCTCGGAACTTCCAAACGAactttgaattcaaaaaattttagTGTAATAATACATTTTGTCTGAACCCTGGGATGTCGAGGTGATGATTCGCACACATTATCACCTGGACTAAAGCAATTATGTGAAAACATTTAGGTGGGAAGCTCTGGTGTTGAAGAATTAGAAGGACAGGTGGCCAAGAGAATTCTTTCTGGAAAGAGGAAAACCCCCGGTCTCTGCATCAATTGACGCAAAcattttatttattattaaacacaaTGACAAACATTCAAACCGATCGACTTACACAAAAAGAAAGAGAAACCTGAGGCCATGTACATTGAACCTGCCTCACAGTTGCATCTCCACCATACTAGCACAAACCCTATGACCATGGACCATAATCCACCGGTCGAGGAACCAGAGGATTTTGTGGAACTTATCTGCAATAGCCAATAACTGCCAGCCATTACCAGTTACCTTGTTACAACTCAGTTACCTTTGTTTCTTTTAATGGCCTGAAATCAGTAGAAATAgatttgatctgtttatctcagtcATCCCAAGAGCAGTGCTTCTCTTTCAAGCAATAGCGCTTCTAATCTTCATTTGCAGGCTGCATTCTTTTCTGTCAGAGATCTTTGGAACTTCTTATATGGACAGGTTTCTTCGTAGTGCACTCTTATTACTCTGTAGTTCTATATGCTGGGGGATAACTCACACCCTCCTTTTATTATTCTCTAGTTCGCCATCGTATACCAACACCAAAAATGTATGTGCATGTTTTAGTACATTGCACAATTGTGGAACTCTATAGGATGCACGGGTTGTCATGCATATTCTATACCGTACTTTCGCAAACAGTAAAGTAAATCACATTTGTGGCCGTGTCTGCACAACGTAGATCTTTCCATCCTTCACCACTCCTTCAATATCCTGTGGAGACCCATAGAGCTCCTCAATAGCATGACCAGCACGAGCAATGTTTGAGAGTATTGAGTTACGGAAACTGCAATCTGTAATGAGGGGATCATTTGTGTAGTCAAGAAtcacttcttcttccttgtccataGGCACACTACAGAAAGAACAGCAAATGATTACCTGCAACCCCCATAGAAAAGAGAATTTAAAATGTACAATCGTGTATCATGAAAGATTTTCAGTCACCTGTCATAGAGTCCAGCCCCAGCATAGCCTTCCAAGTCCTCACCATTTGAGTCAGAACGGAAGATGACCGACTTCTTTATGAAGAGGCCAATTGGCTTGCTTGGATATCCCAATACCTAAAACAATTTTTTTAGTAAACTCATATAACACCTTCCTCAGGGACAGTACGGAGAAAATAATAATTGCTAGTAATATTGGTTTACCCTGGGAGAGTCAAGATTATCCTTCTTGCAGACGAAGCTCATTGCACGACCAGGAAAGGCTCCCACAAGGGTCTCCCCAAGCCCTTTAACAACTTCAGCGTATATCTCTGAAGACTCTCCAGATGATGGGTTGGTAGTATGTATCACGAAGGCGTAGTCTGCACTCACAACTTCTTGCACAAGAACCGACATGCAAAGGTTGGCATGATCAAGCTTCACTTTCCGGGTGCTGAAGTACGCTCTTTCATTCCATTTTGAGGCCCACACCTGACAGTATGCAAGACGGGATTTTTCAGTCTCGCTaatttctgaatattgtctataatGAATTCTAGTATCAGCTATGTCACCTTTTTGATTGCCATCCATGCTTGTTCCCAACGCTGTTCACCTTCATCTCCAGGCCATGGCATTCCAGAACCTTGCATCTTCTCCTTGAGTTCCTTCACCTGAAAATAAATCAGTGTAATAATTCAGATTTTGAATTAGGGAGCTTACAAAGGAACTGTTACAAGTAGGATTATGTTGCAAAAACAAGCTGTTGCAGTTGAATTTGGGAGCTTACATAGGAACTGTTCAAGTAGGATTATGTTACAAAGAACCCTTGCAAGTAGGGAATAGTTTGTTACCAGATCAGTAGGAGCTGTTAGGTTCAGCAGAACATTTCGGATTTCATTAAGAGCACCAAATTCTCCTTGATTGAGCTTGTCCGTTAGGATCTGTACCTTTTGGGCTACTTCCTGCCAATTGAAATGGACCATAAATGCATTGAGTATTATTATGCCAGTTCAGTAGTTCTCGAAAACCACACTATAACTTAACATGGTCTTTGAATAGTAGACATCTGACAGTTCACCAAGAATTTTTTTAGTAGTTGCGTCAAACATGCTATATAGTTTAGAAAAACAATAAATGCATAGTATTGCTTCAGAAGTAGAGTTTAAGAAGTGAACGCCGCCACCTATGTTTGTGCGTCCTTTTTATGTGTGTTGGGCTTGTTGAGCTATGCCCTAACAGAACCTTCTCTGTTTGGTGTGTGTGCGTGTGGCTGTTGTATTGTGAGACTCTGCGTGCGGTGGCTGTGTGTGTGTGTTCCGCTTGTTGGTACCTTGTTGAACCTTGTGCTCggtggtttgctttatatataaagcggggagaAAGCCTTTTTTGGTAAGAAGTGAAAGCCATGTGATGCTTAGTATGATGCATTTGCGATAGATTAATCTAGTGATATGATACCAACCTTGTTAGTCGTATCAGACAAAACTGTTTCGAACGTTCCAAATGGGAGTGCAACTGACGTTGGGACACTGACCCATGATGGCACCTTTCCGTTGAGGTAAGCTATATTCCGAGATTTAGCTCCGACCTAATAAAAAAGTTCACTTGAATAATTCAAAATATGCATAATTTATTTGTGATAGAATATGAATATGCTCCCTGGTATGGTCACTTTCAGAAAGTAAAGATGCATGATCCATAGGTAAGATCAGAAATTCAGAATGGCATTGGAGTAATGACCTTTTCATCAGAGAATTCATCAGCAGATATTGCATACTTTCCAACAAATTGCTTCTTCACTAGTGACAGAGATGGTGCTGATTGGCCATCTGCTGTATCAGGGGAACTTGAAACTAGAAGTTCATTCTCTGCAATCTCTCTATTAAATGTGCAGACAGGTAGATGTTAGGCATATCAAATAAAATTCTCGGCGATGACTTGGTATGGCTACGTTGTAAAGAATAAATATTACCTGTAGTTTATATCTACAGAACCTGGCTTTAGTGAAAGTACCTTGCCTTCATTTTGTTGCAGTTCAGAGAAGATATTTGGGTCAAAGCATGTGGCAAACAATACCTTCAAAGGAAGAGATCGATTATTATCTAGCATATATGGTAGACTAGAGTAATAAATATACTTATTAGCGTCCAAACGGTTTTGTTAAGAGAGATGACCTTGCTATTCCTTGCTCGAACTGAGACATGGGACAATACATCGGGCATATCTGGAGTAAGGACGGCGACAACACCGTCAGGTATTTCCTCTTCTCCCTTGACACCTTTTACCACCAAAACTGTGGGCTTGTCATAAGATTGGTCTTGAACAGTGAGCAATTGGTCTACGGCAACCACATACCCCGCTACTTCAACTGGGCTTATGATCTGCCAACTGTTAAAATATATAAGATGCTATTTAGAGATTGGGATCAGCTTCCATATAACTTTGAGGTTATCATCTTAAAAGGTACAATAACGCAAGACTATTATAGATATTGTAGTGGCAGCAATAAAATTATGTGTCTTACCTTCCTAGGTTTGCAACGTTCCTAAGAACAGGGTCAAGACGATTGAGGAGTAATGACAATGAAGCGGCTGATCCACTACGGATAATTTCCTCCGTAAATATGTCAAGCTGTAGATATGATATTTAATACATGTATGCGGATAggaaaataaagtaaaataaattatGATTGATGGAAGCACTTACTGTCCATTTCTCAATTCCAAGTAACGAACCAAGGTATTCTGCTGAAGGCTGAAGAATATTATGGTATTCTTCTCCCTTGGTTGCAAGTGCAAGTCTAGTTCTGTCTAGAAATGCTTTTGCATACAATGCCCACTGATTATCAGATTTGTTTGACATTTCAAGTGCATGGTTCCATCCCTTTAAGAGACAAATAAGAACACTGTCATGTGCAGCAAGACCAACAAAAAATATATTTGTCCATTTGTACTATCAACATGTGGTTTTACAAGCAAAAGGGAGTTGTTTGATCACCAAATCATAATTGTTTTCTTTGAATGCACCTTGCTCATCTTTAAGTGTAAGATCAAAATAACACACAACAAAATCATGGTTGTGCGGAAGTTTGTACCTTTAAGCAGTATAGGAGATCCTCATTGTCATCGGTGGACAACGCAAGATTTTCAATAACTAGACCGATGAAGTACATGAGTTTCTGGATGAAAAGGAGATGATTATGAGACAGTACGCATGCCAAAGTAACAAACATTTATCTTTGTAAATGGGAAGAAACAGCGAGATATGTTTAGTTAACCTCAGGTGATGCATTGTTCAGATTTTCATATGACCTTTCAACTGCTGTCCTAACAGTAGAATCAAGAGCAATGTCCAAAAATATGAGATCCTTCAAGCGATCCGTTGAGCCAAGGAGCAAAGGGCGAAGCGCAGCTCTTGCCTCCAAGAGACCCTGTAAGGTAGCAATTAATACTACTGAACTATAATGTCTGTATTGTTTAATAGCACTGGTGCAATAGGAAAATGAATGCCTGAAAATTTGATGTGAGTAAGGAGTCTTCAAACAGCAGTGTTACCTCAACAAGCGATTCCACTGATTTATCCTCAATGTGCTCAAGGACAAACTTAAGCAATTCCTGCGCCCAAATGATGAATATCAACACAAACATGCCTTCATATGCTACAAATAATAATGTATTAAAAGGGAAGTTTAAGCATATTTACAGAAAATCCAGATGGTAATCCCTTCACAGGATTCACTTCGACACCGACCATGAAACCCTGACTCTGTAACAAGGAAATATTGTCATAACTAATACGAGCATGGTTTCAATAATTTAGCTGATATATCATGGTACCTCTGACGTGTACCCTGTACAGGTTCCTATAGCAGATTCTAGATCAGCACCGGAGTGAACAGCCTGTGATATTAGAATTATAGTCACACATAACAGTCAAGTAAAGATAAGCAAAATGGCATTTCCATAAATACATCACTATATCATGTTCGCATTTTCTTCCATATGGAGATGAGTAGAACTTTACAAAACAAAAGGTCTGGAGTTACCAGCCATCTTGATGTTTCTAAGCAAGATTATGTGCTACATACTAGCATATCTTTCACAATGAAGCTGACCTTGAGGCTTCTCATGTAGTTTGTTAAGTCGCGTAGTAGACCCTCCTTCTGGTCCCTCGTTAAATTTGGCTCTGAGTGAATAGGGTGGTCGTAGCTTGCTAATCTTTCCTTTGTTATGCCATTTTTGTTTAAAGTATCCCAATAAACTTTGATGTCAAGGTCACTGTTCATATAGTCCATCAGTGCCTGCAAAACATGAGATATAGTCATATACGTACCGTAAAGTCTGAATTCCTTACGGTGCTAAGAATCCAAATATGAATGCCTTACCTGGCAAATCACCACATCGTCTGGGCTTGTATTGTTGTGTAGTTTTTGATGCCATTCTTCCATCATTCCACCCATGCAGTTATTGTTTCTCTACAATGAAAACAACTGATGTACACCCCGCAAAAAAATACTATTCCTGTATCGTGTACTCTTTCATCAACAAATCAGCAAATGAAAGTGGTTGAATAAACTTACCTGTATTACTAAAATCTCATCACGAATACGTTGACCGACATCACCCTGACCTCCACGACCTACTGCGGCCAATATCATTCTTAGCATCTCCCTGTACTGTGGATACGTTTTGTAGAGACTTTCAAGATTGTCTGTGAACCTATCTTGTGCTTGGCTAATCTCACTGCATAATTGTAAGAAGGGGCAACATGTTATTAAAGCTACTTGAGTTCTGTTTGGTGGAAATGCTATAATTATCATTCTACTGAGCTTATTATgattatttttttttctttgtagGGTTGATGAAATGAGGGATACAAAGTGCATACCGTGGCTTCACATTATAATTCTTGTTCCAGATAAGTTGCCTCGTGGCCATGAATCTCATCCAAACCAGTAGTCCAGCAAGACCCAATTGTCCCACATCTTTTGCTTGTTCAACTAGGTCGGATGCTATATTGAATCTGTAGAGGAATAACACCAGTTTATTGATCTACCAGAGAACTACCCGTGTTACTATAGACTATAGTCACCATTTAGCATTTTACCTATGCATAAAAGATTTTTGGGCCTCTCCCTCTAGATCGGCTATTGTTTCTAGCAAAGCCTTTGCAGTCCCTTTACCAGCATCACTACTATCCTTCTGCTGCATGGCAGGTATGAGATTTTGTTAGCACTTTTGAAGGAACTCTTGGCTAATATTGGGGAGAAAATGAAATATGGTCGAAAGCTGAAGTGTAAAGTCACCTCTGAAGTCTTGGCAGCTCTCCTGCTAAAATCAAGGTAAAAGTCAGAGGTATTGTTCTTTATCCATGTTTGATTAGACCGGAGGACAAAAGGCATCCCCTTATAGCTGTCGGCATCAAGCTCTATCTCCAGAACCTTGACATGTCAAAAAGTTCCATCAAATGTAAACACCATTACAAAGTGGAAACAAATACTGCAATGATAAATTTATGTTTACCTGGTAATGCAAACCATCTAGTTCAGCATCAGAGAATGAACTCTCACATGCCAGTTCAAGCAATGTCGAACCAGCAGGTGGCACGCCTGGAGGAGGTGCCTGGAAAAAGTTTACATGTTAGTCTCGTTGTTAATCTTACCTGGAATCTTGTGATGATTTTACCTTCCACTCTCCAGCCTTCTTTGCCAGTGCCCAGTGGAGAATAAGTGGCTCGGCGTGATTTGTGGCCAAGTGAACTTTGAACTTTCCTTGTACTTCTGACATCGATGCCTTCAAAAAGGGAGAATAGTTTAGCCCGCATTGCAATATGAGGCTAGAAGCATAAGATTAAGGTGTAGAATATCTATCTGAACTAACCATGATCTCCTTTTCGCCCAGTTTGAAGACCTTTTTGCAGAGGACTTGGCAACCATTCTTCTCTTGTAGTGACTTcaggaagagatcaagaactgtGGGATTCCGATCTGGAGTAGCTTCTGGTGCCTTATTTACGTCGGTGGAACTGGATGTGTGTTTACTGAGGAGTTGCATGACATCTCTGTTTTTGCGTGTGACCCTTTCAGATGAGAAGTTTTGGTTTGTTGCTGCAGGAGCAGAATGCTGTGCCTGATGGTGGCCTGGTCGTATATGGATTAGGAAGTTCTCGCCGTTATTTTTGAACCTGTTCAATGAAGAGGCAAGTAGGTTTGTTGGCATCATACACATGGGTAAAGATGTAAAACGAGACGACGATCTTGAATGCCACACTGACCATTTGTTCTGTGCCTCATCGACGAGAACAAACTCGATTGATTGGAGAGCTGGATCGTCTATCTCGATTTTCAGTGTAGAACTGGAACCAGACTGGTATTCAGAAGACAAAATAAGTCAGCAAATAAATTGATGTAACATCAGTTGATCATAATCTCTGAGTAAGAATTGACATTTATAATTTGCGAGAGAATTGATATTTATTTTGGCATGTACGCCATTCCTAGTGTTGTCTAGCACACAGATTCACAAGCATGGGAACTTCGTTCAGCATAATTTCTATGTAGGCTTCCACTATTCGCAAAAATTATGACTTGCTAGCAACATGTAATCAAAGATTTGTTGTATAACAAAAAGTTGCtttatcaaaaaaaaaaaaagaccaGTATGGGGGCTTTTTAATTAAGAAGGAGAATGTGAGACAACAACATTCTACCCAAGGTTCGCGTGGGTTATGAGACGCCATTGCGCTCTGGCCACTGGACTAGGAGTCCATCCATTGCGCTCTGGCCACTGGACTAGGAGTCCATCCAC encodes:
- the LOC119349088 gene encoding alpha-glucan water dikinase, chloroplastic-like isoform X1, with the protein product MASMSEVQGKFKVHLATNHAEPLILHWALAKKAGEWKAPPPGVPPAGSTLLELACESSFSDAELDGLHYQVLEIELDADSYKGMPFVLRSNQTWIKNNTSDFYLDFSRRAAKTSEKDSSDAGKGTAKALLETIADLEGEAQKSFMHRFNIASDLVEQAKDVGQLGLAGLLVWMRFMATRQLIWNKNYNVKPREISQAQDRFTDNLESLYKTYPQYREMLRMILAAVGRGGQGDVGQRIRDEILVIQRNNNCMGGMMEEWHQKLHNNTSPDDVVICQALMDYMNSDLDIKVYWDTLNKNGITKERLASYDHPIHSEPNLTRDQKEGLLRDLTNYMRSLKAVHSGADLESAIGTCTGYTSESQGFMVGVEVNPVKGLPSGFSELLKFVLEHIEDKSVESLVEGLLEARAALRPLLLGSTDRLKDLIFLDIALDSTVRTAVERSYENLNNASPEKLMYFIGLVIENLALSTDDNEDLLYCLKGWNHALEMSNKSDNQWALYAKAFLDRTRLALATKGEEYHNILQPSAEYLGSLLGIEKWTLDIFTEEIIRSGSAASLSLLLNRLDPVLRNVANLGSWQIISPVEVAGYVVAVDQLLTVQDQSYDKPTVLVVKGVKGEEEIPDGVVAVLTPDMPDVLSHVSVRARNSKVLFATCFDPNIFSELQQNEGKVLSLKPGSVDINYREIAENELLVSSSPDTADGQSAPSLSLVKKQFVGKYAISADEFSDEKVGAKSRNIAYLNGKVPSWVSVPTSVALPFGTFETVLSDTTNKEVAQKVQILTDKLNQGEFGALNEIRNVLLNLTAPTDLVKELKEKMQGSGMPWPGDEGEQRWEQAWMAIKKVWASKWNERAYFSTRKVKLDHANLCMSVLVQEVVSADYAFVIHTTNPSSGESSEIYAEVVKGLGETLVGAFPGRAMSFVCKKDNLDSPRVLGYPSKPIGLFIKKSVIFRSDSNGEDLEGYAGAGLYDSVPMDKEEEVILDYTNDPLITDCSFRNSILSNIARAGHAIEELYGSPQDIEGVVKDGKIYVVQTRPQM
- the LOC119349088 gene encoding alpha-glucan water dikinase, chloroplastic-like isoform X2, which translates into the protein MSEVQGKFKVHLATNHAEPLILHWALAKKAGEWKAPPPGVPPAGSTLLELACESSFSDAELDGLHYQVLEIELDADSYKGMPFVLRSNQTWIKNNTSDFYLDFSRRAAKTSEQKDSSDAGKGTAKALLETIADLEGEAQKSFMHRFNIASDLVEQAKDVGQLGLAGLLVWMRFMATRQLIWNKNYNVKPREISQAQDRFTDNLESLYKTYPQYREMLRMILAAVGRGGQGDVGQRIRDEILVIQRNNNCMGGMMEEWHQKLHNNTSPDDVVICQALMDYMNSDLDIKVYWDTLNKNGITKERLASYDHPIHSEPNLTRDQKEGLLRDLTNYMRSLKAVHSGADLESAIGTCTGYTSESQGFMVGVEVNPVKGLPSGFSELLKFVLEHIEDKSVESLVEGLLEARAALRPLLLGSTDRLKDLIFLDIALDSTVRTAVERSYENLNNASPEKLMYFIGLVIENLALSTDDNEDLLYCLKGWNHALEMSNKSDNQWALYAKAFLDRTRLALATKGEEYHNILQPSAEYLGSLLGIEKWTLDIFTEEIIRSGSAASLSLLLNRLDPVLRNVANLGSWQIISPVEVAGYVVAVDQLLTVQDQSYDKPTVLVVKGVKGEEEIPDGVVAVLTPDMPDVLSHVSVRARNSKVLFATCFDPNIFSELQQNEGKVLSLKPGSVDINYREIAENELLVSSSPDTADGQSAPSLSLVKKQFVGKYAISADEFSDEKVGAKSRNIAYLNGKVPSWVSVPTSVALPFGTFETVLSDTTNKEVAQKVQILTDKLNQGEFGALNEIRNVLLNLTAPTDLVKELKEKMQGSGMPWPGDEGEQRWEQAWMAIKKVWASKWNERAYFSTRKVKLDHANLCMSVLVQEVVSADYAFVIHTTNPSSGESSEIYAEVVKGLGETLVGAFPGRAMSFVCKKDNLDSPRVLGYPSKPIGLFIKKSVIFRSDSNGEDLEGYAGAGLYDSVPMDKEEEVILDYTNDPLITDCSFRNSILSNIARAGHAIEELYGSPQDIEGVVKDGKIYVVQTRPQM